Genomic segment of Acinetobacter larvae:
TGAACTGTTATTATTTGATAAGACGGGATATTCTTTAAGTGACAACAACCACTACTCATAAATGATGCTTTTATAGCCAAACATGGCTAACAGTATAGGCAAGATTATTTCGAAATTCATCATTTTTCTTTCATTTGTCATCGTCTTTTTTTATTCATCTTTGAAACTTATAGTACAGTGCAGTCTAAGGCTGCAAAAAGTGAGCTGCCCCCTAGGTTTCTCGGGTCTTTTGCGTACATACTCTACGACCCTACTACCGACTTACTACTCACAACTAGACTAGATAAAACCCTTGCTCATTTTTTGTCGCAAATTTAGCTCATCGATAGCAGGTCATCCAAGAGATCATCTCAATCGCGCAACAGAACATCTGCAAAAAGCCCACAACGCCTATAGAGCGATTAAAAATTACATGTTAGATTCAAATAAGGTTTAAACATTCATGACACAAAACGTAAAAAAGATTTATTCAATGAGCAAACAAGATCGCGTTCAAACCACCCAAGCACTAATTGCCGTTTACTGCGGTTCACGCCTCGGTAATCAACCTATTTATCGCCAAGCCGCCATCGAGCTGGCAGAAAATATTGCCAGCCATGGCTTTGGTTTAGTCTATGGCGGCGCCAGTATCGGTCTCATGGGACAAGTCGCCGACACCGTGATTCAATATGGCGGTGAAACTGTTGGTGTAATTCCAGAGTTTATGTTGGACTTTGAAATTGCCCATCAAAAACTGACTGAACTGCATATTGTACAGTCCATGCATGAACGCAAAGCCTTAATGGCTGATCGTGCCTGTGGCTTTATTGCCCTGCCAGGCGGTCTTGGAACTTTCGAGGAGATTTTAGAAGTCGCCACGTGGGGGCAGTTGCAGCAACATCAAAAGCCTATGGTGCTCTATAATGTCAACAACTTCTATGCTCCCCTCATTGCACAGCTCGACCATGCGACCGCAGAAGGCTTTCTACCGCTTGAGCATCGACAAAAATTGCTGGTGTGTAGTGATATTGCTGAAATTCTGGCTATCTTCCAAGCAGAACGCCAAGCTATTGCCGCATATTGATGATTAACTTTTGATCAACGGCAATTAATCATCGTAACAGGATTATACGCTAGAGATCATCAAGGGTTGTCACAATTACTGCGCATCGTCAGGATGGTTTGCCCAATAAAAGGAGAGTAATTGCGCGATGACGACGACACAAGTTCATCAACCGCTGCAAGCACAGTACCGCCTACTGGTCATGTTGGTCTCTGTGGGTTTCTTTATGCAGGGCTTGGATACCACAATTATCAACACCGCATTACCAGCGATGGCCAATAGCCTGAATGAGCATCCGCTACGCATGCACAGTGTGGTGATTAGCTATGTGCTCACTGTTGCTGCATTTATTCCACTGAGCGGTTGGTTGGCGGACCGCTTTGGTGTACGCAATATCTTTTTGGCTGCTTTAATTATTTTTAGCCTATCGTCATTGGGCTGTGGTCTATCCAACAACTTAAATCAACTGATTTTTTTTCGTATCTTACAGGGGCTGGGTGGTGCGCTTTTAATGCCTGTTGGTCGTTTGGCCCTGCTGAAGATTATTCCACGTGAGCAGTTTCTCGCCGCCATGAGCATGATGAGTCTGGCTGGCATGCTAGGACCGCTGATGGGTCCAATCCTAGGAGGCTGGTTGGTAGAATTTACCACATGGCATTGGATTTTCTTGATTAACCTACCAATTGGCTTATTGGGCGTCATGATTAGCTTTAAAGCTATGCCCAATATCAAAGAAAGCAAAGTGCTCAAATTCGATTTGAGTGGTTTTATTTTACTGGCAATCGCGATGGTTGGACTCGCCATGGGTATCGAGAGTCTGTCTAAACCACAGCATGCTTTATATAGTACTGCGGCATTAATGGCTGCCGGGTTGATCGCCACCATTCTCTACGCGATCCATGCCCACAGCCATCAAAATGCCTTATTTAGAGGTCGGCTATTTCGTAATAAGATGTTTAGCTTAGGGGTTTGGGGAAATTTATTTGCGCGTCTAAGCTCCAATGCTATTCCCTTTCTTGTGCCACTCATGTTGCAAGTTGCCTTTAAAATGGAACCCTTGATGACGGGTATTATATTGACCCCAATGGTACTCGGTTCGGTCTTTTCTAAACCGATTATCCGCCCCATTATTCAGAAATTTGGTTATCGGAATTTTCTCATTTTCAATACACTGCTGTTGGGCAGCTGCATTATCAGCTTTAGTCTATCGACAGCAGAAACGCCCTTTTGGCTACGGGCTTTGCATTTCTTTATTTTTGGTATGCTCAATTCCTTACAATTTGTCAGTATGAATACCTTTACTCTCAAAGACTTGCCAGCACATGACGCC
This window contains:
- the mdtD gene encoding multidrug transporter subunit MdtD, with translation MTTTQVHQPLQAQYRLLVMLVSVGFFMQGLDTTIINTALPAMANSLNEHPLRMHSVVISYVLTVAAFIPLSGWLADRFGVRNIFLAALIIFSLSSLGCGLSNNLNQLIFFRILQGLGGALLMPVGRLALLKIIPREQFLAAMSMMSLAGMLGPLMGPILGGWLVEFTTWHWIFLINLPIGLLGVMISFKAMPNIKESKVLKFDLSGFILLAIAMVGLAMGIESLSKPQHALYSTAALMAAGLIATILYAIHAHSHQNALFRGRLFRNKMFSLGVWGNLFARLSSNAIPFLVPLMLQVAFKMEPLMTGIILTPMVLGSVFSKPIIRPIIQKFGYRNFLIFNTLLLGSCIISFSLSTAETPFWLRALHFFIFGMLNSLQFVSMNTFTLKDLPAHDASSGNSFLSMIMMLSMSIGIALASTLLNIFMAHYGSDSSDQITLAFHYALLCLGLLNMLTALIFMRIPKQYA
- a CDS encoding LOG family protein, which encodes MSKQDRVQTTQALIAVYCGSRLGNQPIYRQAAIELAENIASHGFGLVYGGASIGLMGQVADTVIQYGGETVGVIPEFMLDFEIAHQKLTELHIVQSMHERKALMADRACGFIALPGGLGTFEEILEVATWGQLQQHQKPMVLYNVNNFYAPLIAQLDHATAEGFLPLEHRQKLLVCSDIAEILAIFQAERQAIAAY